Proteins encoded by one window of Rhodamnia argentea isolate NSW1041297 chromosome 6, ASM2092103v1, whole genome shotgun sequence:
- the LOC115733401 gene encoding short-chain dehydrogenase TIC 32, chloroplastic-like isoform X2: MWIFGWKGPSGYSARSTAEEVTQGIDGTGFTAIVTGASSGIGMETARVLALRGVHVIMAVRNVDAGRGVKEAILKELPSAKIDVMELDLSSMASVRKFALDYQSSALPLNLLINNAGVAGPFALSQDNIELHFATNHIGHFLLTNLLLETMKKTSQESNAEGRIVNVSSRGHHFAYREGIRFEKINNESEYNTIQAYGQSKLANILHANELARRLKEEGVQITANSLHPGAIVTNIARHHSIFNVFSNLGKFFLKNVAQGAATTCYVALHPQVKGISGEYFVDSNKAKASSLAQDAELGRKLWDFSISLTDPKQLGRSA, translated from the exons atgtgGATTTTTGGGTGGAAAGGGCCTTCTGGATACTCTGCTCGCTCTACAGCTGAAGAAGTCACTCAGGGAATCGATGGAACTGGTTTCACTGCCATTGTTACAG GTGCCTCTAGTGGTATTGGCATGGAGACTGCAAGAGTTCTTGCTTTACGTGGAGTCCATGTTATAATGGCCGTGAGGAATGTGGATGCTGGTAGGGGCGTCAAAGAAGCTATACTTAAGGAGCTCCCATCTGCTAAGATTGATGTGATGGAGTTAGATCTCAGCTCTATGGCATCTGTTAGGAAGTTCGCGTTAGATTATCAATCATCCGCTCTTCCCTTGAATCTCCTTAT TAATAATGCAGGGGTGGCAGGCCCCTTCGCGCTTTCCCAAGACAACATAGAACTACATTTTGCGACAAACCATATAG gtcattttcttttgacaaatctTTTGTTGGAGACCATGAAGAAAACGTCCCAGGAAAGCAATGCAGAAGGGAGGATAGTTAATGTTTCCTCAAGGGGTCACCACTTTGCATACCGTGAAGGAATTCGTTTTGAGAAAATCAATAATGAATCGGA GTACAACACTATACAAGCCTATGGACAGTCGAAGCTCGCAAACATATTACATGCTAACGAGCTTGCAAGGCGCTTAAAG GAAGAAGGTGTGCAGATAACTGCTAATTCACTTCATCCTGGAGCTATAGTGACCAATATTGCTCGCCACCATAGCATTTTCAATG TATTTTCTAATCTTgggaaatttttcctaaaaaatgttgCACAG GGAGCGGCAACTACATGCTATGTGGCTCTGCACCCACAAGTGAAAGGGATTAGTGGCGAATACTTCGTGGACAGTAATAAAGCCAAAGCAAGCTCTCTCGCGCAAGATGCAGAACTGGGTAGGAAACTATGGGATTTCAGCATAAGCCTCACTGATCCTAAACAGTTGGGTCGTTCTGCTTGA